The genomic DNA acctaccccgacccgtgacattccgtgcaaagtaatgttgtaaatacatgtacactactgactTGTGCACAAATTAAACCCACAATAGCCAATGCGGCTTAATATATCATGTTATCATTAAGTTATTGAGCATATATCTATTTCGTGAAGTTTAAcaaaaacgtttgataattttaggtttttatttatttattaataactccTTTACATCCTTAAACAgtttttcagcaaataactttttatttacactacagtaagttCTTTGATTTTATGCCCTCGTAGgtaggcatattaaaatcgcactgtccgtccgtccgaccgtaactttgtaaaatttcttgaCGTGCCAGACGCAAGGCCAAGACcgctagcttcaaggtcaaggtcacacttagaagtcaaaggttaacattgtatgtttcttgtccggtcaataactctgacattcatcaGTGGATGTTAAAATTACTTATCACAATtattccctataatgagttgatgtgtcgTGCtgaagacccagacccctaactccaaggtcaatgtcaaggttatCTTTGGAGAACTTTTTTAatctggtcacaaaatgattcatacctaaattattttggcaaattttgcgcagacaactgtagcattcttgggcacacttcgggggcgtttgtcactaatagtgacagctcttgtttgaggttcaattttaaatatttagtatattttgagagtcATATATACTTGTATTATTTCCCTATAACAATTCAAGGTCAGTAGTGCCTGTTGTTTGTCATGTTactttaaagacgcaccacaaaataactgaattcttttgtatttccatgatggtaattatacattatttttgcatggagaaaatgagaaataacaagtatctagttacaaaatgacagtgacatatataaggcttagacaatgtgtttaatgtctaaatatattgttaaattaatgtagtagtatgcacggtactccatgtattaaggtgagtttagaccacactttgtatCTACAGTGTAAGAAAGTTATTATTCTATATTGATTATTCTATATTGATAAAACTACTGAAAAGAGAATGGCTGAAtcagtttgcagatgaagttgtgaaaacaggaactaaattgtccacctgtcatcttgtataGAATAGCTGTTTTTAACCAGtgttaccagaattatttgcaccaagttcatgtgggaggaaaaaatgtcatggtgggtctttaacactttaagtaatttcttgaaaaccgatggttaaaaataaatactatagcctATTTATTAACGGTTAATGTGAATGCGATAATGTAACACACTAATAGCCatacgagaactacatgcagatatagacttgtcatagtacGTTACTGCCTAAAATATAAAATGGTAGTAAttgactgggaattcatggcatgcaCTTCAATTGAAATGATTGTCTAAAATGGAACCATTATTTGAACACGGTTGAAGGTAGTGAAATAACCTCTATTATATCATCGTCCCGTACCAAATGGTAGATTCAATATTTCATGTATAACACTCAGAAGTCAAAGGACAACAACATATGACACGTATTTATCGCTTtggaaaaatcataaaaaataaaatttaatcttCCTAAATAAATACTTTACAAATTGCCACATATGAAGAAATATTCAGCTGGGATTCCGCACTTAAAATCATGCGTCATTGATATGTAAATCAACCAAGTTTGATTGACAGCGCCAGAGCCATTTTTTGTGAGTTTAATGAAATTGATCTGTTCTTAGCGGTCGCTGATTGGTTTAATTTTTTTCGCGTGCTTGGAAGTCGCGTGCTTCACGACCTGTAATCTCCAAAATCATAACCTTTGGGTTTTGTATGGAAATGCTTCTGTTGTGATCACAGGTTATGATGGTATTGACGTAAAAACAGTGATACAGGTAAGGAATTCTTActtttttctttctaatattactATAATGAAAAATTAGCGAATGCTATTCGATGCACGATTGAACAATGATTTCATACATACATGACTTTCCGTGCAGCGACCAACCATTTGCTTCCTATCAACTTTAGAAGTTGTAGACATGGCGATATTTTAGCGTTTCTGTGCCACCCATACCGCTTTCTGCTTTGTTTTCGAACACATACGAAATATAAAAGGCATAAGCCTCTAACAGATCTCATGTGATATAATATTATGGTGTTAACAATATCTAGAATAAGCTGTGATAATGTACATATCATCTGAATACTGAATACTTGGCTGTGTAATGTGTGTAAAGGCAGAATGCATTCACGATTTCTTTATACAGGCAACTTTGCCATATTTTATTCTTTGACTTCCACATCCTCCTATTTGACAAAATGTTGCATACTTTTAAAATAATAGTTTGAATTGCAGATATTTTAATGTTACATCGTATTGCAAACTTCCGTGTCAACTTCATACAAAATGCACGCTTTTATGTTACTATCACACGTTTGTAAATATTCTTAACGTTTGTAAATACTCGTTAAAAATCGTTGATAGACGAGATATGTGACATCTAGAAGGTTATGACTTTGTTGCATTAAAGGTAATTGGaaattaaatgcattattttcataaatatttatctaAGGAATTATTAACAATGTACTATTAATCCTCTGATTATATAAGCCAGCACGTATTACAGAATGCACAAGAGCGATTATAAGCCCGTCTCTAAAGCTTCTTTCACCACATCTTTTTGCGAACTATCATCAGAGGTTGTAAACTGGACCCACGAGTCGATAAGAAATTGCTGTGGAACCTTCCCTCCATCGGgtttataaaaactgaaaaactttTTATGAAACGCTACATTTTCATGTCCACCAGCCTTCATGATGTTAACGAACTCTTCTTCAGTGACGAATCCTTCATGGCAAACATCGATTATATCACTAAAGAAAGCAGTATAACACTTTCGCAATCCCGCTTGAAACTTTGCTTTGTCGTCTTCATACTGGTGACAGTTCATCTCAACGAATTCCTCTTCGTTAATAGGGCTGGTTTTACCTCTGAAGATATATTCATTCCATAACTTGTGCAGGTCGGCTAGTATTTCTTTCCTTCTTTCTGCATCAACATGGCTTAATTCGGCAAATGTTTCCCTACAGAAAAATGAGGATATCAAGTAACTTTTACCTGcatatgtatattatatgtatgcTTATAAATAACAACTTATGTCACAAAAACTAAATTGACTGTGCTTGAtagaattaaaaattttattataacattctTCTTTGTCAAACATCTGCAATACTCTTGAATTCATAAATTACGCCGCACAGGCAGGACAGTGCGACTTCTTTCCTTGGTtttcataaattaacataaaataaaaaattgtttaagtATGCTTCTACTTGAtatggaatatacatgtaattatctCAAAAGTGAACTCTTTCGAGATAAATATTGTCTCACTTTCATGAcgagatatattttatattattctttGAAGGATAttgttgtttaacatttattcattcatattattatgaaaaatagaaaaagaatatATGTAGACATTTTTGGCCATGTCAGTTCGCTCCTTTGTCCTTTATAATACACAAGAGCGCTAAGCTTTCATAGCTTTGTTCAACTTTCAGAACCTTGTTCTTTGGAAGCATATGTCACGATTAACCCTAAAGGCTTATTAtcctggacacgattgattctgcctttgcgaacagtgtagatcatcatgagcctgtacatccgtgcagtctgatcaagatctgcactgttcgccattcagtcagcatcttattggtaagcaccccttttaaaagctagtgatactgtccaaattgaaagatggacaagttcattctagaaatttaacagggtaagggctAAGAAAACTGAATCCTCCTATCCAAATATACCATCACGTTACAAAAACAAAGAGCGGTAACTCAAACGGATTCTTCAAGATAGTCCCCCATCGGTTACAGAATACGATATGATTAAATAAAAATCCGGTGTACTCAGATTCCATAGTTCTCTACTTAAGCCAGTATGAAAATAACGAAATTCAGTGTACATTAAAGGGTGCTTTAAAACTTACCCCTCTTGTTGCACGTCTGCTGATGAAATCTGACCCTTGTGGTTGATATCCATCGCCCTAAACCACAGTCTCCATTTGTTTATGACGTAGTCGTTTGCCATGATTATCTAAACTAAAACTAATATTATTGATTATTGAGGTTGCTAGTGACTCAGCAATTGTATAGGGGTTAAGGTGGTCTCGTGTGTTCGAGCCCGATCGGGGGTCACGACCACACAGTCCTATATGACAGCAGTACAGGGAATTGTCGAGAGTAGTAGTTTTCGTCGAAATCGAgtttaaacaaataattataaactaAACAGTGTTTCTAATTaacctttaaata from Mercenaria mercenaria strain notata chromosome 11, MADL_Memer_1, whole genome shotgun sequence includes the following:
- the LOC123531804 gene encoding sarcoplasmic calcium-binding protein-like, whose product is MANDYVINKWRLWFRAMDINHKGQISSADVQQEGETFAELSHVDAERRKEILADLHKLWNEYIFRGKTSPINEEEFVEMNCHQYEDDKAKFQAGLRKCYTAFFSDIIDVCHEGFVTEEEFVNIMKAGGHENVAFHKKFFSFYKPDGGKVPQQFLIDSWVQFTTSDDSSQKDVVKEALETGL